CACCTCGGTGAGGCCGGGGCGAGCCTCCTCGTGCTGATGGCGAAGTCGCGGCACAAGAAACCGGAGAACGTACGCCGCTACTTCAAGCCGTCCCCGCAGGTGACCGCCGAACTTACGAGCTTGCTCACGCCGGGCGACAACAGCAGGTGGTCGTCGGATCTCGAGATCGGCGGTGCGCATTGTGAGGCCTTTCGCGTGGTGCCCTTACGCGGCGATGCTGGAGGTCGGCCGCGCTCAGAAGACCATCTTCGTCGCCCGCTACCTGCGGTTGCGCGACCTCCAGCGGGAGATCGAGGAGGGCCTGAACGTCATGGAGTCCTCCAACGGCGCCAACTCACCCGCCCGACCTTGCTGCGGTCAAGCTTCCGGGTCCCCGAGTTGCGACGGAAGCCGCCGACCAGCGGTCATCTGAGCGTGCGTGAAG
This sequence is a window from Streptomyces sp. NBC_00654. Protein-coding genes within it:
- a CDS encoding Tn3 family transposase — encoded protein: MRPFAWCPYAAMLEVGRAQKTIFVARYLRLRDLQREIEEGLNVMESSNGANSPARPCCGQASGSPSCDGSRRPAVI